A stretch of Elusimicrobiota bacterium DNA encodes these proteins:
- a CDS encoding ABC transporter ATP-binding protein, with translation MGVAAAAFLAAPLVLQGTSWAFVVRILALMGLYGLLALGVNLVLGYVGLLDLGFMAFYAIGAYTTALLSLRGVSFWLCLPASVLAAVAVRTLLGWPVLRLRGDYLSIVTLGFGEITRIALNNWDSLTNGPKGLSLLSSAAVPPLRLFGFGIRTNTHFFYLIYALLALGILVSARLNRSRIGRAWMALRDDELAARAMGINAPRLKNLAFGLSAGFAGVAGAIFARWENFVTPESFTFWESALLVAMVVLGGMGSLPGVLLGVALILGLPEVLRSDVFRWIGGAQAVNARYLVFGAILVAMAIFRPQGLWPRNVDRLSSGDE, from the coding sequence ATGGGGGTCGCGGCGGCGGCGTTTTTGGCCGCCCCGTTGGTCCTACAAGGAACCTCCTGGGCCTTCGTGGTTCGAATCCTGGCCTTGATGGGGCTCTACGGCCTTCTGGCCCTGGGGGTCAATCTCGTCTTGGGCTACGTGGGGCTTTTGGACCTGGGGTTCATGGCGTTCTACGCCATCGGCGCCTACACGACGGCCCTGCTGTCCCTCCGCGGGGTGAGCTTCTGGCTGTGCCTTCCGGCCAGCGTCCTCGCCGCGGTGGCGGTCCGGACGCTCCTCGGTTGGCCGGTGCTCCGACTGCGGGGCGATTATTTGTCCATCGTCACCCTGGGGTTCGGGGAAATCACCCGCATCGCCCTCAACAATTGGGATTCCCTGACCAACGGTCCCAAGGGCCTTTCCCTTCTCTCGTCGGCCGCCGTGCCGCCTCTCCGGCTCTTCGGATTCGGGATTCGCACCAACACCCACTTTTTCTATCTGATTTACGCGCTCCTCGCCCTGGGAATCCTGGTGAGCGCCCGCCTCAACCGCTCCCGGATCGGCCGGGCCTGGATGGCTCTCCGGGACGACGAATTGGCGGCCCGGGCCATGGGCATCAACGCGCCGCGCCTGAAAAATTTGGCCTTCGGCCTTTCGGCGGGGTTCGCCGGGGTGGCCGGGGCCATTTTCGCCCGTTGGGAAAATTTCGTCACGCCCGAATCCTTCACGTTTTGGGAATCGGCCCTGCTCGTCGCCATGGTGGTCCTGGGCGGCATGGGGTCCCTCCCCGGGGTCCTCCTGGGCGTGGCGCTGATTTTGGGGCTCCCGGAAGTCCTCCGGTCCGACGTGTTCCGATGGATCGGCGGCGCCCAGGCGGTCAACGCGCGGTATTTGGTCTTCGGGGCGATTTTGGTGGCCATGGCCATTTTCCGCCCCCAGGGACTCTGGCCGCGGAACGTGGACCGGCTGTCCTCGGGGGACGAATAA
- a CDS encoding ABC transporter ATP-binding protein, translating into MRLLAVRGVSKKFGGVAAVDNVEFDIRSGEIVSVIGPNGAGKTTLFNLLTGFYRPDAGAIEFSGERIDDLPSHRIAKRGIARTFQNIRLFGRMSALENVMVGRHCRTRSELWPALLRTRSFYREEREIRHSALERLKAVGLEKEAHTLARNLPYGDQRRLEIARALAAEPRLLLLDEPNAGMNPQESDGLMSLIRRIRGEGVTVLLIEHAMRVVMGVSDRVIVLDYGKKIAEGAPSAVQADPRVIEAYLGAPSGEADRA; encoded by the coding sequence ATGCGCCTCCTGGCCGTTCGCGGCGTGTCGAAAAAATTCGGCGGCGTGGCCGCCGTGGACAACGTGGAATTCGATATACGCTCCGGCGAAATCGTGAGCGTCATCGGCCCCAACGGCGCGGGAAAAACGACCTTGTTCAACCTGCTGACCGGTTTTTACCGGCCGGACGCCGGGGCCATCGAATTCTCGGGGGAACGAATCGACGACTTGCCTTCCCACCGCATCGCCAAGCGCGGCATCGCCCGCACCTTCCAAAACATTCGGCTTTTCGGACGCATGAGCGCCTTGGAAAACGTCATGGTCGGCCGCCATTGCCGCACCCGGTCCGAGCTCTGGCCCGCTCTGCTTCGCACCCGATCGTTCTACCGCGAGGAGCGCGAAATCCGCCATTCCGCCCTGGAGCGGTTGAAAGCGGTCGGCTTGGAAAAAGAGGCCCACACCCTGGCCCGCAATTTGCCCTACGGGGACCAACGGCGACTGGAAATCGCCCGGGCTCTGGCGGCCGAACCCCGGCTTTTGTTGTTGGACGAACCCAACGCCGGCATGAACCCCCAGGAGAGCGACGGGTTGATGTCCCTGATCCGCCGCATCCGGGGGGAGGGCGTCACGGTCCTGCTGATCGAGCACGCCATGCGGGTGGTGATGGGGGTGTCGGACCGGGTCATTGTTTTGGACTACGGGAAAAAAATCGCGGAAGGCGCGCCGTCCGCGGTGCAGGCCGATCCCCGGGTGATCGAGGCTTATCTGGGCGCGCCGTCGGGGGAGGCCGACCGTGCTTGA
- a CDS encoding ABC transporter ATP-binding protein, translating to MLEVKNVRASYGRKLRALHGVSLAVGRGEIVCLIGANGAGKSTLLKTLSGLIWPDSGEILFEGRRIDSLPAHATAERGLIHVPEGRRIFPRMTVRENLEMGAYHGAPAEVPRGIDRVVSLFPVLRDRLSQSGGTLSGGEQQMLAMGRALMARPRLLMLDEPSMGLAPLVVQKIFEIIRNINRDGTPILLVEQNANEALRVAHRGYVIETGRIAHEGPAADLRTDPKVRNAYLGVS from the coding sequence GTGCTTGAGGTGAAGAACGTGCGGGCTTCCTACGGCCGGAAACTCCGCGCCCTGCACGGGGTGAGCCTCGCCGTGGGCCGGGGCGAGATCGTTTGCCTGATCGGCGCCAACGGCGCGGGCAAGAGCACGCTGCTGAAAACCCTTTCGGGGCTGATCTGGCCGGATTCCGGGGAAATCCTCTTTGAGGGCCGACGGATCGATTCGCTCCCCGCCCACGCCACCGCCGAACGCGGGTTGATTCACGTGCCCGAGGGGCGGCGCATTTTCCCCCGGATGACGGTTCGGGAGAATTTGGAAATGGGGGCGTACCACGGCGCCCCGGCGGAGGTGCCCCGGGGAATCGACCGGGTGGTCTCTTTGTTTCCGGTGCTGAGGGATCGCTTGTCCCAATCCGGGGGGACCCTGTCCGGCGGGGAACAGCAAATGCTGGCCATGGGGCGGGCCCTCATGGCCCGGCCGCGCCTTTTGATGTTGGACGAACCGTCCATGGGATTGGCCCCCCTGGTCGTCCAGAAAATTTTCGAAATCATCCGGAACATCAACCGGGACGGCACCCCGATTTTGTTGGTGGAACAAAACGCCAACGAGGCCCTGCGCGTGGCCCACCGGGGCTACGTCATCGAAACCGGTCGCATCGCCCACGAAGGCCCGGCGGCGGACCTCCGCACCGATCCCAAAGTCCGAAACGCCTATTTGGGGGTCTCCTGA
- a CDS encoding competence/damage-inducible protein A, translating into MELLCVGTELLTGKTSAHGATFGAFLEERGWPLARETIVSDDPLEMEAVFREAWRRADVVITTGGLGPTFDDVTREVWSKVTGRRLRRDGAVEAAVRERFRRRGLRMPPANRRQALILSGASVLPNAWGTAPGQCLWTGKRMLVLLPGPPRELKPMVEDYWAPHFERRFPAGRRTTRVWRFFGLAESAVDEALRALPRRSGEVWGILAQQYMVDVKLTLVGADPAREERRFAGVEKTLRGAFGSALFGSGRDTLAEVVGRRLRARGETLAVAESCTGGGLGARLTAVAGSSDYFWGGWIVYDNRAKERLGVPAALLKRFGAVSRPVARALAESARRKAGTDHALSITGVAGPAGGTPRRPVGRVYIALASKGKTRVWEKNFLGERTVVREQSALWALDALRRKLGKN; encoded by the coding sequence GTGGAACTTTTGTGCGTGGGGACCGAATTGTTGACCGGGAAAACGAGCGCCCACGGGGCCACCTTCGGGGCGTTCCTGGAAGAGCGCGGGTGGCCGTTGGCCCGGGAGACGATCGTGAGCGACGACCCGCTGGAAATGGAGGCCGTCTTTCGGGAAGCCTGGCGGCGGGCCGATGTCGTGATCACCACCGGCGGGTTGGGCCCCACCTTCGACGATGTCACGCGGGAAGTTTGGTCCAAGGTGACGGGGCGGCGTTTGCGGCGGGACGGGGCGGTCGAAGCGGCCGTCCGAGAGCGTTTCCGCCGCCGGGGACTTCGCATGCCCCCGGCCAATCGGCGGCAAGCCCTGATCCTGTCCGGCGCGTCGGTCTTGCCCAACGCCTGGGGTACCGCGCCGGGGCAATGCCTTTGGACGGGCAAAAGAATGTTGGTGCTATTGCCCGGGCCGCCCCGGGAGTTGAAACCCATGGTGGAAGATTATTGGGCGCCCCACTTTGAGCGGCGCTTCCCCGCCGGGCGGCGCACGACCCGGGTCTGGCGGTTTTTCGGTCTGGCGGAAAGCGCCGTGGACGAAGCGCTGCGGGCCCTCCCCCGCCGTTCCGGCGAAGTCTGGGGAATTCTCGCCCAGCAATACATGGTGGACGTCAAACTGACGTTGGTCGGCGCGGATCCCGCCCGGGAGGAGCGGCGGTTTGCCGGTGTGGAAAAAACCCTGCGCGGGGCTTTTGGGTCGGCCTTGTTTGGGAGCGGGCGGGACACCCTGGCGGAGGTCGTCGGAAGGCGGCTGCGCGCCCGGGGGGAAACCCTGGCGGTGGCGGAGTCCTGCACGGGCGGGGGGCTCGGCGCCCGGTTGACCGCCGTGGCCGGCAGTTCGGACTATTTCTGGGGCGGATGGATTGTTTACGATAACCGGGCCAAAGAGCGGTTGGGGGTGCCGGCCGCCCTTTTGAAACGTTTCGGCGCCGTGTCGCGTCCGGTGGCCCGGGCCCTGGCCGAGTCGGCCCGGCGAAAAGCCGGCACCGACCACGCCCTCTCGATCACCGGGGTGGCGGGCCCGGCGGGCGGAACGCCCCGGCGGCCCGTGGGCCGGGTTTACATCGCGTTGGCGTCAAAGGGGAAAACGCGGGTGTGGGAGAAAAACTTTTTGGGCGAACGAACGGTCGTCCGCGAGCAGTCGGCCCTGTGGGCCCTCGACGCGCTGCGGAGAAAGCTGGGGAAAAACTAA
- a CDS encoding helix-turn-helix transcriptional regulator produces MSTTVNAKKELGLRIRSLRKRQGLTQEEMADKCGLHWTYIGGLERGERNPTLTTMQKVAEGLGVGLTELLSAKAFQETPAMDQDTNEGKLMRLLRRENGDTVALAAGILREVLSWRDKKASNRN; encoded by the coding sequence ATGTCGACCACCGTGAACGCCAAAAAAGAGTTGGGATTGCGAATTCGGAGCCTCCGCAAACGCCAGGGCCTCACCCAGGAGGAGATGGCGGATAAGTGCGGATTGCACTGGACCTACATCGGCGGCCTGGAACGCGGGGAGCGGAACCCGACCCTGACCACGATGCAGAAAGTCGCCGAAGGTCTGGGCGTCGGCCTGACCGAACTCCTGAGCGCGAAGGCCTTTCAAGAGACCCCCGCCATGGACCAGGACACCAACGAAGGCAAGCTCATGCGCCTTCTCCGTCGGGAAAACGGCGACACCGTGGCCTTGGCGGCGGGCATTCTCCGGGAAGTCCTTTCCTGGCGCGACAAGAAGGCCTCGAACCGCAATTAG
- the rsmA gene encoding ribosomal RNA small subunit methyltransferase A codes for MAHPPTMRRIADALELVPGDAVLEIGPGRGALTQCLSEKAGRLIAVELDRDLAVRLPARFPKAEIVNADFLDWTPPEVPAGTFRVIGNLPYSAAAPILQKVLSWTGWDRAVFMVQKEVADRIGAAAGTKAFGILSLAVQSRATTEILFDVPPSAFNPPPRVTSTVLRFRRRPAPLFRDEAAFFNVVRAGFAQRRKTLANNLAGAFSKDREAVEKTLIRCGVDLRARAEVVPLPQWVALAEELTGR; via the coding sequence TTGGCCCATCCTCCCACGATGCGCCGCATCGCGGACGCCCTGGAGCTCGTTCCGGGCGACGCCGTGTTGGAGATCGGTCCGGGCCGGGGGGCGTTGACCCAATGCCTGTCGGAGAAAGCGGGACGCTTGATCGCCGTGGAACTCGACCGGGACTTGGCCGTCCGCCTTCCCGCGCGTTTTCCCAAGGCGGAAATCGTCAACGCCGATTTCCTGGATTGGACCCCGCCGGAGGTTCCCGCGGGAACTTTTCGCGTGATCGGCAACCTGCCCTATTCGGCGGCGGCGCCCATCCTTCAGAAAGTCTTGTCGTGGACGGGTTGGGACCGAGCGGTGTTCATGGTGCAAAAGGAAGTGGCCGACCGCATCGGCGCCGCCGCCGGCACCAAGGCCTTTGGAATCCTTTCCCTGGCGGTCCAATCCCGCGCCACCACGGAAATATTGTTCGACGTGCCGCCCAGCGCCTTCAACCCGCCCCCGCGGGTGACTTCCACGGTCCTCCGTTTCCGCCGTCGTCCCGCGCCGCTGTTTCGGGACGAAGCCGCGTTTTTTAACGTGGTGCGGGCCGGGTTCGCCCAACGTCGGAAAACCTTGGCGAACAATTTGGCGGGGGCGTTTTCGAAAGACCGGGAGGCGGTGGAAAAGACATTAATTCGATGCGGGGTCGACCTCCGGGCCCGCGCCGAAGTCGTTCCCCTGCCCCAATGGGTCGCGCTCGCGGAGGAGCTCACCGGCCGCTGA
- a CDS encoding EAL domain-containing protein encodes MISMSGIDIRQLISENRLSVRLEPVISIRQKALIGHEARLAPMEGLPTGAALRAEASRQNASVDYDRWFRRAGMAVLPKSPEERGLVFLAFDTAVLDLGVAGSGHLSKLVAEQGLAPSEVVIAIRESKVDDLEALKAFVAHHRAQGFLIALKGLGEGHSNLERLTFVRPDILKIGEGLTAGLEKDFFHQEIVRSLVALSRKIGALVVAEGVTEESQALATLDLGVDMLQGTFWTAEGGWASRLERLAEKHKTFAVEKAKAAGLRVRGFETLLGQLVKSLSGQPIAGAETTLTQFVEAQPTVECAFVLDAEGLQVTDTVARAATAFKKSPLFHPARKGADHSLKDYFYLLGDTFVTRYRSEPYVSLATGHLCVTLTALFRDGTNTPHVVCLDVPWA; translated from the coding sequence ATGATTTCCATGAGCGGCATCGACATACGCCAATTGATTTCCGAAAACCGCCTTTCCGTCCGGTTGGAGCCGGTCATTTCCATCCGGCAGAAGGCGCTCATCGGCCACGAAGCTCGTTTGGCCCCCATGGAGGGGCTCCCCACCGGCGCCGCGCTCCGGGCCGAGGCGAGCCGTCAAAACGCCTCGGTGGATTACGACCGCTGGTTTCGCCGCGCCGGCATGGCCGTCCTGCCCAAGTCCCCGGAGGAACGGGGGCTCGTCTTCCTGGCTTTTGACACCGCGGTGTTGGATTTGGGGGTCGCCGGGTCCGGCCATCTCTCCAAATTGGTCGCCGAACAGGGGCTGGCTCCGTCGGAGGTGGTGATCGCCATTCGGGAATCCAAAGTGGACGACCTGGAAGCGCTCAAAGCCTTCGTCGCCCACCATCGGGCCCAGGGATTTTTGATCGCGTTGAAAGGCTTGGGCGAGGGCCACTCCAATTTGGAGCGGCTGACTTTTGTTCGGCCCGACATTCTCAAAATCGGCGAAGGGTTGACCGCGGGGCTCGAAAAGGATTTCTTCCACCAGGAAATCGTCCGTTCGTTGGTGGCGCTTTCCCGTAAAATCGGCGCCCTGGTCGTGGCCGAGGGGGTCACCGAGGAATCCCAGGCTCTGGCGACGCTGGACCTCGGGGTGGACATGCTTCAGGGCACCTTCTGGACCGCGGAGGGCGGCTGGGCCTCCCGACTGGAGCGCCTTGCGGAGAAACACAAAACTTTCGCGGTGGAAAAAGCCAAGGCGGCGGGTCTTCGGGTCCGGGGCTTTGAGACCCTCCTGGGCCAGCTGGTGAAGTCCTTGAGCGGCCAGCCGATCGCTGGGGCGGAAACCACCCTGACCCAATTCGTCGAGGCCCAGCCGACGGTGGAATGCGCTTTCGTCCTGGACGCCGAGGGCCTTCAAGTCACCGACACCGTGGCCCGGGCCGCCACGGCCTTTAAAAAAAGCCCCCTGTTCCATCCGGCCCGCAAGGGAGCCGACCATTCGTTGAAAGACTATTTTTATTTGTTGGGGGACACCTTCGTCACCCGGTACCGATCGGAACCCTACGTCTCCCTGGCCACCGGACACCTGTGCGTCACCCTCACCGCCCTTTTCCGGGACGGGACCAACACCCCCCACGTCGTCTGCCTGGACGTTCCCTGGGCTTAG
- a CDS encoding porin, whose product MNISKKTQRTVLAVAVAALGMGNALAEGPTVSGFIDFGYVYNMNGLSANTYRAFDGSANSFTLQNAEVVLQGKSSSDVAYRVDVDYGQDGGVVNTFDGSGDDQIDLQQAYISMTCPLTKGTLTLGKFVTPFGAEVIEAKDNFNYSRGLLFTNAIPLVHTGVKLDKGLFDGKLALTGGLVNAWDASVDTNKGKTFLAQAGFTGIPKVSVIVGGAYGPETTSPAFSVASSTGTEKLSRSLVDVILKYTPTSKLTLLANADWGVEEGAGFQPTATDDVTANWAGVALYANYAFTDTWAGTLRYENFDDEGSRLTGGATHQTINSITGTLQYKMKDVITRLEYRTDQSTDKVYTKKDGTLDDTESTIGLEVIYSF is encoded by the coding sequence ATGAACATCAGCAAAAAGACACAGCGTACGGTGCTCGCCGTGGCGGTCGCCGCCCTGGGGATGGGCAACGCCTTGGCGGAAGGTCCGACGGTCAGCGGTTTCATCGACTTCGGCTACGTCTACAACATGAACGGCCTGAGCGCCAACACCTACCGGGCCTTCGACGGCAGCGCCAACAGCTTCACGTTGCAAAACGCGGAAGTGGTGCTGCAAGGCAAATCCAGTTCCGACGTGGCCTACCGCGTCGACGTGGACTACGGCCAGGACGGCGGCGTCGTCAACACCTTCGACGGCAGCGGCGACGACCAGATTGACCTGCAGCAGGCGTACATCAGCATGACGTGCCCGCTGACCAAAGGCACTCTGACCCTCGGGAAGTTCGTGACGCCTTTCGGCGCCGAAGTGATTGAAGCGAAGGACAACTTCAACTACTCGCGCGGCCTGCTCTTCACGAACGCCATCCCGTTGGTCCACACCGGGGTCAAGCTCGACAAAGGGCTCTTTGACGGCAAACTCGCCCTCACCGGCGGCCTGGTGAACGCCTGGGACGCGTCCGTTGACACCAACAAGGGAAAGACGTTTCTTGCCCAAGCGGGATTCACGGGCATTCCCAAAGTGAGCGTCATTGTCGGCGGCGCTTACGGCCCCGAGACGACCTCCCCGGCCTTCTCCGTTGCCAGCTCCACCGGCACCGAAAAACTCAGCCGGAGCCTCGTGGACGTTATCCTGAAATACACCCCCACCAGCAAACTCACCCTGTTGGCCAACGCCGACTGGGGCGTGGAAGAAGGCGCGGGCTTCCAGCCGACCGCCACCGACGACGTGACGGCCAACTGGGCCGGCGTGGCGCTCTACGCGAACTACGCCTTCACCGACACCTGGGCCGGCACCCTTCGTTACGAGAACTTCGACGACGAGGGCTCCCGCCTGACCGGCGGCGCCACGCACCAGACGATCAACTCCATCACCGGGACCCTTCAGTACAAAATGAAGGACGTCATCACCCGGCTGGAATACCGGACCGATCAATCCACCGACAAGGTCTACACGAAAAAAGACGGAACGTTGGACGACACCGAGAGCACCATCGGCCTCGAGGTGATCTACTCCTTCTAA
- a CDS encoding AAA family ATPase, with amino-acid sequence MTDLRLVSEKVKQESQFVEEIFAELGRVIVGQRTLLERLLVGLLGHGHLLLEGVPGLAKTLAVRTLAGIIEAQFQRIQFTPDLLPADVIGTLIYNPKEGSFSVKKGPVFTNLLLADEINRAPAKVQSALLEAMQERQVTIGDTTHALPEPFLVLATQNPIEQEGTYPLPEAQVDRFMLKIKVTYPSREEEKTVMERMSLPEPPRARRVITLDRIAQARRVVDEIYVDEKIKNYILDIVGATRRPEGAALAPLKSLIQFGASPRATLALHKAAQAFAFLKGRGYVTPEDVKSMGPDVLRHRVILTYEAEAEEKTVEDVLQHIFNEVDVP; translated from the coding sequence ATGACCGACCTACGCCTTGTCAGTGAAAAAGTGAAACAGGAAAGCCAATTCGTGGAGGAAATCTTCGCCGAATTGGGACGCGTGATCGTGGGCCAGCGAACCTTGCTGGAGCGCCTGCTGGTGGGCCTTCTGGGCCACGGGCACTTATTGTTGGAAGGGGTCCCGGGCCTGGCCAAAACCCTGGCCGTGCGGACCCTGGCCGGGATCATCGAGGCGCAGTTTCAGCGCATTCAATTCACGCCGGATCTCCTGCCCGCCGACGTCATCGGCACCCTGATCTACAACCCCAAAGAGGGGTCTTTTTCCGTCAAGAAAGGCCCGGTGTTCACGAACCTCCTGCTGGCGGACGAAATCAACCGGGCCCCCGCCAAGGTGCAGAGCGCTCTCTTGGAGGCCATGCAGGAGCGTCAGGTGACCATCGGCGACACGACCCACGCCCTGCCCGAACCGTTTCTGGTGTTGGCCACCCAGAACCCCATTGAACAGGAAGGCACCTACCCCCTGCCGGAGGCCCAGGTGGACCGGTTCATGCTGAAAATCAAAGTGACCTACCCCTCCCGGGAGGAGGAAAAGACCGTCATGGAGCGCATGTCCCTTCCCGAACCGCCCCGGGCCCGTCGGGTCATTACCCTGGACCGGATCGCCCAGGCCCGGCGGGTGGTGGACGAGATCTACGTGGACGAGAAGATCAAAAACTACATTCTGGACATCGTGGGCGCCACCCGCCGCCCCGAGGGCGCCGCCCTGGCCCCCCTGAAAAGCCTCATCCAATTCGGCGCTTCGCCCCGGGCCACCCTGGCCCTCCACAAGGCGGCCCAGGCCTTCGCCTTCCTTAAAGGAAGGGGCTACGTCACCCCCGAGGACGTGAAGTCCATGGGCCCCGACGTCCTTCGCCACCGGGTGATTTTGACCTACGAAGCCGAGGCGGAGGAGAAAACCGTCGAGGACGTCCTCCAGCACATTTTTAACGAAGTCGACGTTCCCTAA
- a CDS encoding DUF58 domain-containing protein: MPAALSPEVLRHVRRIEITARRLVSDLFAGSYSSTFKGRGMEFAEVREYLPGDDVRSIDWNVTARLGHPFVKKFVEERELTVMFLVDVSGSLGFGSRGQFKSERAAEITALLALSALRNNDKAGLMLFSDRVEKYVPPRKTRGHVLRLVREVLSHAPQGRGTSIKTALDTLNRVQRRRAVVFLISDFMDAGYERALRIAQGRHDVVAVPLRDAWEKIWPAGVRLLVEDAETGRPASVPAAAAGGAIDRHNRERRDRLARDLRRSGTDAVFAETGPFEAKAFLKFFHERAKRQH, from the coding sequence ATGCCCGCCGCGCTGTCTCCCGAAGTCCTTCGGCACGTTCGCCGGATCGAAATCACCGCCCGGCGCCTGGTGAGCGATTTGTTCGCCGGGTCCTATTCCAGCACCTTCAAGGGCCGGGGGATGGAGTTCGCCGAGGTGCGGGAATACCTGCCGGGCGACGACGTGCGGAGCATCGACTGGAACGTCACCGCGCGCCTGGGCCATCCCTTCGTCAAAAAATTCGTCGAGGAACGGGAACTGACGGTGATGTTCCTGGTGGACGTGAGCGGCTCCCTGGGGTTCGGGAGCCGGGGCCAATTCAAATCCGAACGGGCCGCCGAGATCACGGCCCTCCTGGCCCTCTCGGCCCTCCGCAACAACGACAAGGCCGGCCTAATGCTTTTTTCGGATCGGGTGGAAAAATACGTTCCGCCCCGGAAAACCCGGGGCCACGTTCTGCGACTGGTTCGGGAGGTGCTCTCCCACGCGCCCCAAGGCCGGGGCACGTCGATCAAAACCGCCCTGGACACCTTGAACCGCGTTCAGCGGAGGCGGGCCGTGGTGTTTCTGATTTCCGATTTTATGGACGCGGGCTACGAGCGCGCCCTCCGGATCGCCCAGGGGCGCCACGACGTCGTCGCGGTGCCCCTCCGGGACGCCTGGGAAAAAATCTGGCCGGCGGGCGTCCGCCTTTTGGTGGAGGACGCCGAGACCGGCCGCCCCGCCAGCGTTCCGGCGGCCGCCGCCGGCGGGGCCATCGACCGCCACAACCGCGAGCGCCGGGACCGGCTGGCCCGCGACCTCCGTCGGAGCGGCACCGACGCCGTCTTCGCCGAAACGGGCCCCTTCGAGGCCAAAGCGTTTCTCAAATTTTTCCATGAACGCGCCAAACGCCAACATTAA